The Rhizobium leguminosarum genome includes a window with the following:
- a CDS encoding hydrogenase accessory protein — MPSALVRALSERAHLPVVDETNIDAFLAPAAGEPDNAVLFFTGDPAQRPEADDVAVVLPELMQVFRGRLRGAVVRRATEDKLKARFNVVVMPSLVVTRRDQPVGVLGKIRDWSEYVEKISAWLSPDAPVMVSSGGPKVEITHAGKEIAR; from the coding sequence ATGCCATCTGCCCTGGTCCGCGCCCTGAGCGAGCGGGCGCACCTACCTGTCGTCGATGAGACGAATATCGATGCCTTCCTCGCCCCGGCTGCGGGCGAGCCCGACAATGCCGTCCTGTTCTTCACCGGCGATCCGGCGCAACGGCCCGAGGCCGATGATGTCGCCGTGGTTCTTCCAGAACTCATGCAGGTCTTCCGTGGCCGCCTGCGGGGCGCGGTGGTTCGCCGTGCGACGGAGGACAAGCTTAAGGCGCGCTTCAACGTCGTCGTCATGCCGAGCCTCGTCGTGACGCGGCGGGACCAGCCGGTCGGCGTGCTCGGCAAGATCCGCGACTGGTCGGAATATGTCGAGAAGATCAGTGCATGGCTGTCGCCCGACGCGCCGGTCATGGTGTCCTCGGGCGGGCCGAAGGTAGAGATCACCCATGCCGGCAAGGAGATCGCGCGATGA
- a CDS encoding nickel-dependent hydrogenase large subunit, giving the protein MTIQTPNGFTLDNSGKRIVVDPVTRIEGHMRVEVNVDENNIIRNAVSTGTMWRGIEVILKNRDPRDAWAFTERICGVCTGTHALTSVRAVENALGITIPDNANSIRNLMQLALQVHDHVVHFYHLHALDWVDVVSALSADPKATSALAQSISDWPLSSPGYFKDIQTRLKKFVESGQLGPFKNGYWGNASYKLPPEANLMAVAHYLEALDFQKEIVKIHTIFGGKNPHPNWLVGGVPCPINVNGTGAVGAINMERLNMVTSIIDQLIEFNDKVYVPDIMAIGSFYKDWLYGGGLSGKNVLAYGDVPEHANDYSEASLKLPRGAIINGNLAEVFPVDHADPEQIQEFVTHSWYKYPDESKGLHPWDGITEPHYELGPNAKGTKTNIEQLDEGAKYSWIKAPRWRGNAMEVGPLARWVIGYAQNKAEFKDPVDKVLKDLGLPVTALFSTLGRTAARALESQWAGYQMRYFQNKLIANIKAGVSNTAFVDKWKPETWPKEVKGVGFTEAPRGALAHWIRIKDGKIDNYQCVVPTTWNGSPRDPTGNIGAFEASLMDTPMSNPTQPLEILRTIHSFDPCLACSTHVMSPDGQEMARVQVR; this is encoded by the coding sequence ATGACGATTCAAACTCCGAACGGCTTCACGCTGGACAATTCCGGCAAGCGCATCGTCGTCGATCCCGTCACCCGCATCGAAGGTCACATGCGGGTCGAGGTCAATGTCGATGAGAACAACATCATCCGCAACGCGGTGTCGACCGGCACGATGTGGCGCGGCATCGAAGTGATCCTGAAGAATCGGGACCCGCGCGATGCCTGGGCTTTCACCGAGCGCATCTGCGGCGTCTGCACGGGAACGCATGCGCTGACCTCGGTGCGCGCGGTCGAAAACGCGCTCGGCATCACCATTCCGGACAATGCCAATTCGATACGCAACCTGATGCAGCTCGCGCTTCAGGTCCATGACCACGTGGTGCATTTCTATCACCTCCATGCGCTTGACTGGGTCGATGTGGTCTCGGCGCTCTCGGCCGATCCGAAGGCAACCTCGGCGCTCGCACAGTCGATATCCGACTGGCCACTCTCGTCGCCGGGCTATTTCAAGGACATCCAGACGCGGCTCAAGAAATTTGTCGAGTCGGGCCAGCTCGGTCCGTTTAAGAATGGCTACTGGGGCAACGCATCCTACAAATTGCCGCCCGAGGCCAACCTGATGGCGGTGGCGCACTATCTCGAGGCGCTCGACTTCCAGAAGGAGATCGTCAAGATCCACACGATCTTCGGCGGCAAGAACCCGCACCCGAACTGGCTCGTCGGCGGCGTGCCCTGTCCGATCAACGTCAATGGCACCGGTGCCGTCGGCGCGATCAACATGGAACGGCTGAACATGGTCACCTCGATCATCGACCAACTGATCGAGTTCAACGACAAGGTCTATGTCCCCGACATCATGGCCATCGGCTCGTTCTATAAGGACTGGCTCTATGGCGGCGGTCTCTCGGGCAAGAACGTGCTTGCCTATGGCGACGTGCCGGAACATGCCAATGATTATTCGGAGGCGAGCCTCAAGCTACCGCGCGGCGCGATCATCAACGGCAACCTCGCGGAAGTCTTCCCCGTCGATCATGCAGATCCCGAGCAGATCCAGGAATTCGTCACCCACTCCTGGTACAAGTATCCCGACGAGTCCAAGGGCCTGCATCCCTGGGATGGCATCACGGAGCCGCATTACGAACTCGGCCCCAACGCCAAGGGCACCAAGACGAACATCGAGCAGCTCGACGAGGGCGCCAAATATTCGTGGATCAAGGCGCCGCGCTGGCGCGGCAATGCCATGGAAGTCGGGCCGCTGGCGCGCTGGGTGATCGGCTATGCTCAAAACAAGGCCGAGTTCAAGGACCCGGTTGATAAGGTGCTGAAGGACCTCGGCCTGCCGGTTACGGCGCTCTTCTCGACGCTTGGCCGCACGGCGGCCCGCGCGCTGGAATCGCAGTGGGCGGGTTACCAGATGCGCTATTTCCAGAACAAGCTGATCGCCAACATCAAGGCCGGAGTCTCGAACACCGCCTTTGTCGACAAGTGGAAGCCGGAAACCTGGCCGAAGGAGGTCAAGGGTGTCGGCTTCACCGAGGCGCCACGCGGCGCGCTCGCGCACTGGATCAGGATCAAGGACGGCAAGATCGACAACTACCAGTGCGTTGTCCCCACCACCTGGAATGGTAGCCCGCGCGACCCGACCGGCAATATCGGTGCCTTCGAGGCGTCGCTGATGGATACGCCGATGTCCAATCCCACCCAGCCGCTCGAAATCCTCAGGACCATCCATTCCTTCGATCCGTGCTTGGCGTGCTCGACGCATGTCATGAGCCCGGATGGGCAAGAAATGGCCAGGGTCCAGGTCCGATAA
- a CDS encoding hydrogenase expression/formation protein, protein MKAGFWVAPEGEGAAMTVMPIGAEPPLRARKLNFLATSSAEEMIRRCRRTAMLLPELADALAVQKAEQPGRLFDITDFPDDDRELITQTLGEGEVAGVAALANGVTAQMQEAVMAGVWRIRFTDVDGRLIADYIEVASIPAAVRQACSGLPASISHGPAPAGAMNVMPVLTEIGDRIARYRDGDPAHVITFSLFPMSPEDMAFLQDALGAGPVQLTSRGYGTCRVVATGARNAWSVQFYNAMDTIILDTLEICNIPSVAIAAEEDFRDSEARLRDIWEAYFK, encoded by the coding sequence ATGAAGGCTGGTTTTTGGGTTGCCCCCGAGGGCGAAGGCGCCGCCATGACGGTGATGCCGATCGGCGCCGAACCGCCACTTCGCGCCCGCAAGCTCAATTTTCTCGCCACGAGCAGCGCCGAGGAAATGATCCGTCGATGCCGGCGGACGGCGATGCTCCTGCCGGAGCTCGCCGATGCGCTCGCGGTTCAGAAGGCCGAGCAGCCGGGCCGGCTGTTCGACATCACCGATTTCCCCGACGACGACAGGGAACTGATAACCCAGACCCTTGGTGAAGGTGAGGTGGCCGGCGTCGCTGCGTTGGCGAACGGCGTCACGGCCCAGATGCAGGAGGCCGTGATGGCCGGCGTCTGGCGCATCCGCTTCACCGACGTCGATGGTCGGCTCATTGCCGACTATATCGAGGTGGCGAGCATTCCCGCCGCCGTCCGGCAGGCGTGTTCGGGGCTGCCCGCATCGATTAGCCACGGACCGGCGCCGGCGGGCGCCATGAACGTCATGCCCGTGCTGACCGAGATCGGCGACCGCATCGCCCGGTACCGCGACGGCGATCCGGCCCATGTCATCACCTTCTCGCTTTTCCCGATGAGCCCGGAGGACATGGCGTTCCTGCAGGATGCGTTGGGGGCGGGACCGGTGCAGCTTACCTCGCGCGGCTACGGCACCTGCCGCGTCGTGGCGACCGGCGCGCGCAATGCCTGGTCGGTTCAGTTCTACAACGCCATGGACACGATCATCCTCGACACGCTGGAGATCTGCAACATTCCTTCGGTCGCCATCGCCGCCGAGGAGGATTTCCGCGACTCCGAGGCGCGACTGCGGGACATCTGGGAGGCCTATTTCAAATGA
- a CDS encoding nickel-dependent hydrogenase large subunit, whose amino-acid sequence MTFLFGAGTIGIDVTVSRALACSVAVKANRPRGLTRMFVGREPEEAPVLAGQVFSLCGFAQSVAARLAVLAAADLAMNDEESLGASAGLLAERIFETLRALILQWPTPLPERFAADAGRHLREALAASLAIISHAKAGRTSRPRLAAAAERLSAAATALGIPGRGDTPLPETACAAILRDVEDDHVFAGRRPDPLTISDDAEVVARLRDEAGYASLPHLSGRVAETGAYARSASAGLPEAPHLARRLQARIGDVRISLTQLTALARTGDFDCASLACSGPTPGAGGYGAVECARGRLYHQIEIGGDGRLAAYRILAPTEWNFHPAGPFVETLLSSPVGADEAAVRSISRLAVLFDPCVAFEINVREAADA is encoded by the coding sequence ATGACATTCCTTTTCGGGGCCGGCACGATAGGGATCGACGTGACGGTGTCGCGCGCGCTCGCCTGTTCCGTTGCGGTGAAGGCGAACCGCCCGCGGGGGCTGACGCGCATGTTCGTCGGCCGCGAGCCCGAGGAGGCGCCCGTTCTCGCCGGCCAGGTCTTTTCGCTTTGCGGCTTTGCGCAATCGGTGGCGGCGCGGCTCGCCGTCCTCGCCGCGGCGGATCTGGCGATGAACGACGAGGAGAGTCTCGGCGCCAGTGCCGGCTTGCTCGCCGAGCGGATTTTCGAAACCTTGCGCGCGCTCATCCTTCAGTGGCCGACGCCGCTGCCAGAGCGCTTTGCAGCGGATGCCGGCAGACATCTCCGGGAGGCGCTGGCCGCCTCGCTGGCGATCATCTCGCATGCCAAGGCTGGGAGAACCAGCCGACCGCGATTGGCGGCCGCGGCCGAGCGGCTTTCAGCGGCGGCCACGGCGCTCGGGATTCCGGGCCGGGGCGACACGCCGTTGCCGGAGACGGCCTGCGCGGCGATTTTGCGCGATGTCGAGGACGACCACGTCTTCGCCGGTCGACGGCCCGACCCGCTGACTATCAGTGACGACGCGGAGGTCGTGGCGCGGCTCCGCGACGAAGCCGGCTATGCCAGCCTGCCGCATCTTTCCGGCCGCGTCGCGGAGACAGGAGCCTATGCCCGGTCCGCGTCCGCCGGCCTCCCGGAGGCGCCCCATCTGGCGCGGCGCCTGCAGGCCCGGATCGGCGATGTCCGCATCTCGCTCACGCAGCTCACCGCTCTCGCGAGAACCGGCGACTTCGACTGCGCTTCACTCGCTTGCAGCGGCCCGACGCCGGGCGCGGGCGGCTATGGCGCGGTGGAATGCGCGCGCGGCAGGCTCTATCATCAGATCGAAATCGGCGGTGACGGCAGGCTCGCAGCCTATCGCATTCTTGCTCCGACCGAGTGGAATTTTCATCCGGCTGGCCCTTTCGTCGAGACGCTGTTGTCGTCACCGGTCGGGGCCGACGAGGCCGCGGTCCGATCGATATCCCGGCTCGCGGTCCTGTTCGACCCCTGCGTGGCCTTCGAAATCAACGTTCGCGAGGCTGCCGATGCATGA
- a CDS encoding HypC/HybG/HupF family hydrogenase formation chaperone: protein MCIGIPMRVVVGSEFIAQCERHGAIASISLMLVGPQPPGTHLLTHLGSAIRVLHADEARAIDDALAGLAEAVEGRAFDMLFADLISREPELPPHLRGE from the coding sequence ATGTGCATCGGCATTCCCATGCGGGTCGTCGTCGGCAGCGAGTTCATCGCGCAATGCGAGCGCCATGGCGCGATCGCCTCGATTTCCCTGATGCTGGTCGGCCCGCAGCCGCCCGGAACCCATCTTCTCACCCATCTCGGCTCGGCCATCCGCGTGCTCCATGCCGACGAGGCCCGCGCAATCGACGACGCGCTCGCCGGACTTGCCGAAGCGGTGGAGGGAAGAGCCTTCGATATGCTCTTCGCCGATCTCATTTCCCGCGAGCCGGAATTGCCGCCGCATTTGCGCGGCGAGTGA
- the hupE gene encoding nickel permease HupE: MKYRKITTTLSALALPSIAHAHVGLHADGTLAGLNHPFSGLDHILAMVAVGFWASTLGGKAVWIVPSAFVIVMAGGGVLGIEGIALPMVETAIALTVAMLGLLVAFEVKIPTPVAAIVVGICALFHGHVHGIELPTMSNATGYLAGILAATVILHVLGIGLASLRFGKAGQVVARVAGGAVALAGAALLVG, encoded by the coding sequence ATGAAGTATCGTAAGATTACGACGACGCTCTCCGCGCTGGCGCTACCGAGCATCGCCCACGCCCATGTCGGGCTGCACGCCGATGGCACGCTTGCGGGTCTCAACCATCCGTTCAGCGGCCTCGATCATATCCTGGCGATGGTCGCGGTCGGCTTCTGGGCCTCGACGCTGGGCGGCAAGGCCGTCTGGATCGTGCCCTCCGCCTTCGTCATCGTCATGGCCGGTGGCGGCGTCCTGGGTATCGAGGGTATCGCGCTGCCGATGGTCGAAACTGCAATCGCGCTGACCGTGGCGATGCTCGGCTTGCTGGTGGCCTTCGAGGTGAAGATTCCCACCCCGGTGGCCGCGATCGTCGTCGGCATATGCGCGCTCTTCCACGGCCACGTCCATGGCATCGAGTTGCCGACAATGTCAAACGCGACGGGCTACTTGGCGGGCATCCTGGCTGCGACGGTCATCCTGCACGTCCTCGGCATCGGGCTGGCTTCGCTGAGGTTCGGCAAAGCCGGACAGGTGGTCGCGCGGGTGGCCGGCGGGGCCGTCGCCCTGGCCGGCGCGGCACTGCTGGTCGGCTGA
- the hybE gene encoding [NiFe]-hydrogenase assembly chaperone HybE, with protein sequence MDAESHDVAAIDPALALGLQLEMRYREIYATAMADVPICNPALGVAATGFRTYGGRALGIVTTPWFMNLVAADLPDGVPSGPAATGTTLRVNLPAGEVEFIAGQLDAIGRIDSCSLFSPVFEFATMEAALETAEEAVRAFFDPATLEPPPAPPAAVNRRDLLRGHFRGREEASE encoded by the coding sequence ATGGACGCTGAGTCGCACGATGTCGCGGCCATCGATCCGGCTTTGGCGCTCGGGCTGCAGCTCGAGATGCGCTACCGGGAGATTTATGCGACCGCGATGGCTGACGTGCCGATCTGCAACCCCGCGCTTGGCGTCGCCGCGACCGGCTTCCGGACCTATGGCGGACGCGCCCTCGGCATCGTCACCACGCCCTGGTTCATGAACCTCGTGGCCGCCGACCTGCCAGATGGCGTGCCCTCCGGCCCAGCCGCCACGGGCACAACCCTGCGCGTCAACCTGCCGGCGGGCGAGGTCGAATTCATCGCTGGCCAACTCGATGCGATCGGCCGGATCGATTCCTGCTCGCTGTTTTCGCCGGTCTTCGAGTTCGCGACCATGGAAGCCGCGCTGGAAACCGCGGAGGAAGCCGTCCGCGCCTTCTTCGATCCCGCCACGCTCGAACCGCCGCCGGCTCCACCCGCGGCCGTCAATCGGCGCGACCTGCTGCGCGGACATTTCCGCGGGCGCGAGGAGGCATCGGAATGA
- a CDS encoding rubredoxin: MSAFENFGKRETVSDDRMECGICWHVYDPAEGDPVWQIPPGTPFSYLTEDWRCPNCDALQSKFMRLGDGR, from the coding sequence ATGAGCGCCTTCGAGAATTTCGGCAAGCGCGAGACAGTGTCCGACGACCGGATGGAATGCGGGATCTGCTGGCATGTCTACGATCCCGCCGAAGGCGACCCGGTCTGGCAGATCCCGCCAGGCACCCCGTTCTCCTATCTGACCGAGGACTGGCGATGCCCAAATTGCGATGCCCTGCAGTCGAAGTTCATGAGGCTCGGCGATGGACGCTGA
- the hypA gene encoding hydrogenase maturation nickel metallochaperone HypA, producing MHEMSLMESVIEIVCETARQNGATRVKSVRLDVGVLSHVNPDALIFCYEAVRHGTVADSATLEINRIAGEGWCLDCGKTVALEERFGACPDCGRHRVQMTAGDELKIRDMEVI from the coding sequence ATGCATGAAATGTCGTTGATGGAGAGCGTGATCGAAATCGTCTGTGAGACGGCGCGGCAGAACGGCGCGACGCGGGTCAAGTCGGTCCGGCTAGATGTCGGCGTATTGAGCCATGTCAATCCCGACGCGCTGATCTTCTGCTATGAGGCGGTGCGGCATGGTACGGTCGCCGACAGCGCGACACTCGAGATCAATCGCATCGCTGGCGAGGGTTGGTGCCTCGATTGCGGCAAGACGGTAGCTTTGGAGGAGCGGTTCGGCGCCTGCCCGGACTGCGGACGGCATCGCGTCCAGATGACGGCAGGCGACGAATTGAAGATCAGAGACATGGAGGTGATCTGA
- a CDS encoding HyaD/HybD family hydrogenase maturation endopeptidase, which yields MTIPYPLAPPPAPRILVLGIGNILWADEGFGVRAVEAFHKAYELSDNVTILDGGTQGLYLVQFVNEHDRLIVFDAIDYGLEPGTMKVVEDDEVPKFTGAKKMSLHQTGFQEVLSAADFMGHYPERLTLIGCQPLDLEDWGGPLTAPVRGVIPAAIETAVRVLRSWGVAVTARPEGAAVPPLLEHDIDFERYERRAEPAALNC from the coding sequence ATGACCATCCCGTATCCCCTGGCACCTCCGCCGGCGCCTCGTATTCTCGTGCTTGGCATCGGCAATATCCTCTGGGCCGACGAGGGTTTTGGCGTGCGCGCGGTCGAGGCGTTCCACAAAGCCTATGAACTGTCCGACAATGTCACCATTCTCGATGGCGGCACGCAGGGGCTCTATCTCGTGCAGTTCGTCAACGAGCACGACCGGCTGATCGTCTTCGATGCGATCGACTACGGCCTCGAGCCGGGCACGATGAAGGTGGTGGAAGACGACGAAGTGCCGAAATTCACCGGCGCCAAGAAGATGAGCCTGCACCAGACCGGCTTCCAGGAGGTGCTGAGTGCCGCCGACTTCATGGGGCACTATCCGGAGCGGTTGACCCTGATTGGCTGCCAGCCACTCGATCTCGAGGATTGGGGTGGCCCGCTGACGGCGCCGGTCAGGGGAGTCATACCCGCGGCCATCGAAACGGCGGTCCGAGTATTGAGAAGCTGGGGTGTCGCCGTCACGGCGCGCCCGGAAGGCGCGGCGGTTCCGCCGCTCCTCGAACACGATATCGATTTCGAACGTTACGAGCGCCGTGCCGAACCGGCCGCGTTGAACTGCTGA
- the cybH gene encoding Ni/Fe-hydrogenase, b-type cytochrome subunit: protein MTIHETLAADAHGEKAIERQSVYVYEAPVRIWHWINAFSILTLALTGYFIGSPLPSVPGEASANFLMGYIRFIHFAAGQLLAVFLILRVYWAFVGNVHARQIFYVPFWSGRFWKEWLHEVGWYTSLVRQPKKYVGHNPLPQFTMFLMFTLPLLFMAITGFALYSEGAGRDSWEYSLFGWVFSIWPNSQDIHTYHHLGMWVILVFVMVHIYVAVREDIMSRQSIISSMISGERLFKDRED from the coding sequence ATGACTATCCACGAAACACTCGCCGCCGACGCCCATGGCGAAAAGGCCATCGAGCGCCAGAGCGTCTATGTCTACGAGGCTCCGGTGCGCATCTGGCACTGGATCAACGCCTTCTCGATTCTTACGCTCGCGCTGACCGGCTACTTCATCGGCTCGCCGCTTCCTTCCGTGCCCGGCGAGGCGAGCGCCAACTTCCTGATGGGCTATATCCGCTTCATCCACTTCGCGGCGGGGCAGCTCCTCGCCGTGTTCCTGATCCTCAGGGTCTACTGGGCCTTCGTCGGCAACGTCCATGCCCGGCAGATCTTCTACGTGCCGTTCTGGAGCGGCCGTTTCTGGAAGGAATGGCTGCATGAGGTGGGCTGGTATACATCTCTGGTGCGGCAGCCGAAGAAATATGTCGGCCACAATCCGCTCCCCCAGTTCACCATGTTCCTGATGTTCACTTTGCCGCTCTTGTTCATGGCGATCACCGGCTTTGCACTCTATAGCGAAGGTGCCGGCCGCGACAGTTGGGAATATTCGCTCTTCGGCTGGGTGTTCTCGATCTGGCCGAACAGCCAGGACATCCACACTTACCACCATCTCGGCATGTGGGTGATCCTCGTCTTCGTGATGGTCCACATCTATGTGGCGGTGCGCGAGGACATCATGAGCCGGCAGAGCATCATCTCGTCGATGATCTCGGGTGAACGGCTCTTCAAGGACAGGGAGGATTAG
- the hypB gene encoding hydrogenase nickel incorporation protein HypB, which translates to MCTVCGCGTSAIEGHTHEVGDDGHGHHHHDGHHGDDHDDHHHAEDGSVHYGKGIAGVHAPGMSQERIIQVEKDILSKNDAYAAENRRHFERQGVFALNFVSSPGSGKTSLLVRTIKDLKDRLSISVIEGDQQTSNDAARIRETGARAIQINTGKGCHLDAHMVGHAVEDLAPEPGSALFIENVGNLVCPAAFDLGEAHKVVVLSVTEGEDKPLKYPDMFAAADLMILNKADLLPHLDFNTGFCIANALRVNPRLQTLTVSARTGEGMEAFYAWLEASAARRAIRSKVA; encoded by the coding sequence ATGTGCACGGTATGCGGTTGCGGAACGTCGGCCATTGAGGGCCACACGCATGAGGTTGGAGATGATGGCCACGGCCATCATCATCACGATGGTCACCACGGTGATGATCATGATGACCACCACCACGCCGAGGACGGCAGCGTCCATTATGGCAAGGGCATCGCCGGCGTGCATGCGCCGGGCATGAGCCAGGAGCGGATCATCCAGGTGGAGAAGGACATCCTCTCCAAGAATGATGCCTATGCGGCCGAGAACAGGAGACATTTCGAGCGCCAGGGCGTCTTCGCGCTGAATTTTGTCTCCAGTCCCGGCTCAGGCAAGACCAGCCTGCTGGTTCGGACGATCAAAGACCTCAAGGACCGCCTCTCGATCTCCGTCATCGAGGGCGACCAGCAGACCTCGAACGACGCGGCGCGTATCCGTGAGACCGGCGCGCGGGCGATCCAGATCAATACCGGCAAGGGCTGCCATCTCGACGCCCATATGGTCGGCCACGCGGTCGAGGATCTCGCGCCCGAGCCCGGCTCGGCGCTCTTTATCGAGAATGTCGGCAATCTCGTCTGTCCCGCCGCCTTTGATCTCGGCGAGGCGCACAAGGTGGTTGTGCTGTCGGTCACTGAAGGCGAGGACAAGCCGCTCAAATATCCCGACATGTTCGCCGCCGCCGACCTGATGATCCTCAACAAGGCCGACCTGCTGCCTCATCTCGATTTCAATACCGGGTTCTGCATCGCCAACGCGCTGCGCGTCAATCCGCGCCTGCAGACATTAACCGTGTCGGCTCGCACCGGAGAGGGCATGGAGGCGTTCTATGCCTGGCTCGAAGCGTCCGCGGCGCGCCGGGCAATTCGTTCGAAGGTGGCTTGA